The DNA segment CAACAatcatttgtgtgtgttgtttaagTATCTATCCTGGGATGTGAATTACGTGATAAAATATCAATAGAGCTGATTTGAAGATGAAGCTTTTACGGATCCACCTGAGGGAGGATGTGTCACACAAGGTGTAATACAGTATATCTGAATGTACAGTTTTAGGCAGCAGGTTCTTCATGTTTTTACATAATGTCTGAGTGAATATACGTAGCTCAATCTGTAGTGCGTGTGGGAGTGCTGGGTTGGTTCAGTTCCATTGTTTTACAAAGCCACCCAGCGAAATCCACCTCCTCTGCTTCAGACCGCTTGATAAATGTGTGGTTCTGaaaaagcacaaatataaacaatacAGTAACTCAGCTGACTAAATATATGGTTGCTATCAAGTTAAACAGCACTGCCAGTTTAGCTGAGAAGTTTTTTtactataaaaaaaatgatatagTGATTTAGGCCTGTCACATATTTTACTTTGTGataatctgtttaaaaaaaaatagggaacttAAAGTCAAACTGACACTTACCATTAACATTTTTAAGTCAGCCCTGTCTGCTGGATTTTTGATGAGACTGGACATAAAAGAAGATCAAGATCGTCCATCAAGTTAGTAAACATGTAATCCAATGTTATGTCACTATTACTTGTCATGTTACTTGACGCTTAAGATGTGTAAGTGAGGAAAGGTGAGCAATAGGTTGAGTTTTCAAATGTCTCACCACTTGGTCACAAAATCCTGAAAATCAGGGGTGAATACTCCATGGGGTAGTTTAGGTGGTGGCtgaaagttaaaagaaaatgttgtaGTATAAACAGCAGAAAGCGACTCCTTCATGATTTTACGTGGTTGACAATAAATACTGCTTTGGATTACTTCTTGTAATCTTACCTCATTGACAATGTAGTCTAGTAGTTCAAAGATAGCCATTACCGGACCGTGGCCTGGGGAAGGAGCCACGATGAAGTCAGTTTAACAAAACAAGTGAGAACTcagtcagaaaaaaaaccttcaatTAAAAACATGGCAAACATTCCTTTGGGGCATCGAGCATTCACGGAGCAGACAGGTTCATAAATCAGAGTGTCCAATTCAATGATATCAGCAAGTTACGTGATTTCTCATGTGGAAACTTGGAGCAGTGCGCATGCAAGGTTTGCCTACTGCACTTTCCAGCCAGccacctgaaacacacatgGATGATTGTGTAGCTTACCACTAACAGGTCTACCCGGAGGTCTGGGTCTAGGGGATGTGCTGTGGGTCTCTCCCTGTGCATCATCCAAGATCGGTCGTCCAAATATGGCCTCCAGCTCCTTAGCATCTGGAGGGGGGATGGGAAAGCGTCCAACTGACAGCTCTACAAGGGACAAGCCCATACTCCACACATCAGACTGCACAGAGTAATGAGTCCCCTGCAATCTCTCAGGCTAGACATCAAACATaaacaacacacaaaacaatcaTCAATTCTTTATTATAGTAATATGGAACTGTTGAACACTGTTCAAAAGGCTGAAGCATTAATCTCAAGTTAAATATGTATCAGTGGATAAATCTCTTCATCAAAATTATCAGATAAGAATTCTGTTATTTAAGCTACTGACCTAAAATGAGTTTAAAAGATTCTCACATAAAATGAACACTGATGCAGAACAAACTTGTACACTGGTTTCATAAACAGACTCAAACATACCGACATGTAGGATCTTGTCCCAACAAAGGAATTGGCCATCGAGTCTATGAGCTGCCCACTCACACCAAAGTCACACAGCTTGATCTCCCCGCGTGAGTTTACCAGGATGTTTGAGGGCTTCACATCTGAGAATAAAAAGGACATTTTATTACTTATAAAATTATATGAAAATGTTATCCTACTGAATCTCTATACTATGGATGTCAAACAGCCTGAGGCCCAGAATCAGACCACCAAAGGATCCACTAAGATCCTCTGGATAGCTTTGCAAAGTGTCGAAGTTGTAGTAAAATCATAAATATCCTCAATTGTCAACAAGCCACACTGCTTTTCTGGGAAAAGTGATGAAAGTTTTAATACCCAAGTCAATCTGTATGGAAAATATTACTAGCCCAACTTGTTTCAGtcaaaaagagtaaaaatatAGTTTAGTTCCAAAAAATGTATATAGCAAGTTTAATCCAGAATAATGAACGGGGTCTAGGAGGAGTTGGGAacaaacatacatgcacacaacGATCGTTATAGTAAGATGTTATTATGCAGTTCTTTAACTGATCTGGCCCACTTGAGATCAAACTAGGCTGTAAATAGAAACTGCTCCACATCATACTTGCAGATGAAACTCATTTATTCAAGATACAATCATAAACGTCATGCATCATACCTCTATGCatgatttgatgtttttctctTAGGTAGGCAAGGCCTCTCAAAACCTGTTTCAAAATGGAGAAAAATTAAGGAAGTCAATGACGCTAAACAGGCTTGATGCTACAGAAAACAATATGACAGAACTCATCCTGAACTAAGAGTGAAAGGTGTTTAGATGCACTTGCGCAAAGCAAGTATGGTTATTTTGATCCTAATCTCAAAACAAATCATAACATAACTATGACAGAGCTTGattgtttggttgttgttgtttttttaaacgcctcaattaattaaattaaaacactACATTGTTTCACATCAGTGCATTAACATGAGAGCAAAAAATAATATACTTACAGCaatgctgactttgcccagaaTCTCTTCAGGAATCCGCTTTGCTTCTTTCATCACCTGGTCCAGAGAGCCACCATCCTACACCAGAGAGATTACAGCAACTTGTGATACGAGTGCTAAAATAACAGAAGGCAGCCTGAAGACTGAGTATTCAGAAAGTAAATGAAAATGTTGACAGATTGATTCTGAAAAACAGTTATGACCTGCGTCTGTTAGGGGCTGATGATGAAAATGAAGTGGAATTCAATTAAAGATTGAACTGAGATGTACATTGAGAGTGGCAAGAATTGGCAGGATTAGGAATAAGTATATCAGATGGTGAGTGTATATCTTGGGACAAGGAAGAAGGCACTGTCAGGTGAGAGAAAAGAAGACCTCAAGGTGACTAATGTAGCCAGTGACTGGCTACATTATTCTATCCTTTTTGTGTACACTGTAAAGAATTAACACAGTTTGTGTACCTCATTAACCCACTTCCAACAAATTACTGCTGCATATGCATACacgcatgtacacacacacacacacacgattaaCTCACAAAGACATTAGGCAAAATGGATAGGGATTTTAGACAACATAATTTGATTGTTTGGGTAAAAAAACCACTCTTTAATCCAGTTGTCATCTCTATAAGTCTTCAGCACGCTAACAACAGATAAGAGAAAAGATGATATCTTTGTCGGGATCAAAAGACAATACTGGAATACAATTTTTGAGCTCTTACCATGTGTTCCATGCAGATGCTGATTTCTCCATCGCTGTAAAAAGCTCCATAGAAGCCCACAATGTAGGGAGAATTACACTCGTGTAGTACCTGGAGCTCTCTGATGATCTGGTTTCTTATTGCAGgttttatttctaaatgtatgAGCTAAACACAGAAGAAAGGTGTTATATTAAATGTAGAGCTGGGcaatagaacgataacgatatgtattgcgaaataactttttctcgatagaaaaattaaactattgcgataggcctcatctctcttgtcctcttaaaaaaaagaaaagaacagccaatccaaattaagtagcacagagccgaaccaatcacagccgcagcatcacgtcacatgacttgttacgtgcagcacaagtgccaaggcgcacatgtgtatttgtttgggaagcagccagccgggctgcccaggtaatgaaggaaatgagtttgctgactagagaaaaatcaaccgagagcgtgagcgaaggttaccgaaaaAAAAacgatgatggttccaatgctggagagcttgtcgaacggaagggccatagaagttccgtagtgtgaaggtatttcggctatttcaagtctgacaaaaaacagagtagcgcggactgtaaattgtgccgaaagcaagtctggaaatacaataaaccggtgcatgctcaatctctgactgaaagcaccAATTCGTCATTAGGCTTTTGTCAGGCTAAAGTCACTGTTAAAAcggtttgaaaagctaagctatacaacaaggagagattgagaatttacttttagttctcagtttatttgatattgacaaaagttagtcaattttgtctgttcttctgtaaaactaagatttatttttagaattaaaattttgtttctaagtggaattgacaatttagtagtctgttttgtttgttctattttgaaacttaaacgctttagcggctgtgttttttgtgtagtttgcaatatttgcctttatttatctgaaactgaagtctcatgttccttaagtacatctaccctgttgaacttattatgggaaataaatatttaaattaaaacaagctgctaattatttcacattttacttgtgagcaacagcacatttaaatcttacaaatatagttatttggcttatatcgtgatatatatcgttatcgcctgaaatgaaaaaaaacatatcatgatatgaaatcttatatcgcccagctctaattaaatgggtaTCAAAGGGTGAACACTAAGACCAGGAAGAACAACTCTAGCATTTTATCACCAGATTGAGTACAACAGACccaacagttttttgttttataattgCAAAATCTCACTTTTCTGGCCATGATTATGCCTGAAGGTTTGTGGCACTCCTTGTTGACCACTCCTCCGTTGCCTGCACCCAGCTCGCAGATACGATGGAAGTCATCATCTTTCAGCTCCCCAACCTTGGCCTTCTGGGTAAGGAAAGCTTCTAATCTTTTCTTTTGCTGTTCATCCAGGTCCAGCTCCTCCAGTATTTTCTTCAACGCTTCTAAATTGGCCCTGATAAAATTAAGACAGTTTAGAATAACATCTTTTTAAACAACTGCAATATTTTAAGTCAGCAGGTCAACTTACTCAGATGTAATCTCTGTATTGGTGGAGGTGGATAATCCATCACTAGCAGGAGCAATGTTTAAGGGCACTGGTCTCTTTTTAGGAGCCATGTTTACTTGAGGGTAAAATATGAACTTGGACTGAGTGACACTTTCCTCTACAGCTACAGATGATAAGATCCTGTAATCTATATGATTTAGAAATTGCAGACAAGGTAAGGGGCCTGTGATTAGCACGTGCAACTTTGGGAGGTTAGATAATAGGCAAACACTGTCTTGTAGACTAGATGTTATCTGTAGTAACCTGACGTTTTCTGTCAGTTTAGCTGTTACCAGGTAGGACAGTTAACCTGGCTAAACTTACTTAATTTGTCTCTTCAAATCAAAGCCGGTTTAACCTCTGACTCAGCTTAAATCTAATTTACTACAAGAAGAGCGACACGTCAAATTATGAATACAAATACGGTAATATAACACCAGTCTTAGCTAGCTAGGTTAGTGTTAGATGAGTAGACGTAACAGTAACTTGTTCGAACTGGTTAGCACGACAACTAGCATAATGGTCACCGCACTTGCACCAAAATGTAAATGTCCAATTAATCGAGGGTTAACTAGCTACAACGTAAAGGCAAACAGAAGATTTTCAAAGCTAAAGCCATAACTATCAGCACCTACacgttagctagctagctaacttcATCTGCTAGCTGTTGCGTGACAGCCGCACATTTAACGCGAGTCGAAGCGAGCGGCTGTTCGTTCACTTTTCTTCCAGTGACTTCCCACTTTGTTTAAGTTAGAAACATCAGCTTAACTGGCTGTTTTATCCCAATATCTTCGTTCAGCGGGGAAGGTGTGTTATTGCTGTAGACACCGGGCTCTAGTGTCTTCAGCAGGGATGATCACGGGGGCGCGGTGCACTCAAGACTGCGCCTTATGTAGTCCGGAGTACCAATCTCGCGATATTTTAGACAGCTGCGCGACATGAACGCTGACATGTAGATGCTTACCACAGATACTAAAGCATACGTAAACAGATGGCCGAATGAATTGAAACTCTTtagtaaaaaaggaaaaattaaaaaattaaacaaaagccGTAAATTAGTCACGTTAATTGATCATTTCaatttaattagattttttaaaaacttattttatttaatcgCTCTACTTGtgtgttacattttttaaaacgtgGAACCTTTTGTACAAAGGACTTTAGTGAATACATGCTATGAGggccttttttgtttcttaaaaTGGGAAATAATAAAGTTgtaaaaaatactgtaaaataatttaaaaacaaaagatttaaagttcTTTCTATTTGTTAACCTGCCTTCAAAGACATAGGGATCTGTCTTTGAGGCAGTAATAACACTTATTTCTTTAGAACATTATCCGGAATGCTggcttttcaaatatttatttatataaaaaaaaaaaaaatgaagctgatGGTACAGCTTGAAAGTCTTTCGGATCTGTAGCCTTGCCAAGCTGCCTGTTTTGATTGGCTAACAATTCATCCATGGATCACCTGAAGCACAAAATGGAGGCCTGAGACTTTCTATTGGGACTGCTCTTCTTCCTCGGATTACCAATGTACATTACTGTGCGAAGGTCTCAAGCCAGCCTTCATTTCCTTATTTCATGCTTCCACACTGCCAGGCTTtcttgtatttatgtatttttttgtaagTTATCATGGGCAATAATTCTCCAGACTTTCTAAAgaccctcttttttttcctttggacaTTGGTTGATTTTTCACTCAGGTTTGGCCAAGTcgttgtacctgaccattttcagtatCTGTTTATTGGTATTAAGCCATTTAACACTGGCCTATGAATCATGGAAGCAAAAAAAGGCACTTtgaaaccagtgttgtgtctacacataacagacagccTAGAAAAGAATCATTTTGTAAGAGCTATTAGCTCAAACACAGCATGTCAGCATGGTGTTCAGTGTGTtcttcagagaaaaaaaaatattgaagaaACAAATGAACACGATCTGAAAATCATGTCTTTAGTGGAACACTGGCAGTGATGGATTTGCCTTCTCAGAATGTGGACCACAACATTGGGAAGAAAATACagccaacaaacaaaaaagaagagctTGCATCTtgttcaagaagcctggagaactattcctaagAAAGCTTAAAAGAGTTCAGGACATACTGAAAAATAAGGGTGGTACCACTTTCAGGCTCTTTAGAATTGTGCAAACTATTTTTGTATTCCGAATGTATTTTTGCACATGTTTCAGTAATCTGATTTTCCTAGCACAATATAATGAAATGAAGAAGACTAATCAAATTAGACAAATCTATTTCAAAACCATCTacacaatttattttttgtctacCTCATTGTGAGATgcagtttattttaataaatgttgTAAATACAAGAGTCCATAAAAATAcattctgaaaaacaaacaaacaatcaatCAATTGTGTAGGCTAAAAACAAAAGCACCATTTAAGACTCTGGATGGGGAAAGTGTGAACCCAGGAATGTAATTATATCACTAATTCTCCTTGACAAGAACAAAGAAACTCAGTGAACTTTCCTGAGATTTACCTCTCACAGTCTTACAGACACATCTTAATTCTAACAATACTGTTCATCT comes from the Oreochromis aureus strain Israel breed Guangdong linkage group 18, ZZ_aureus, whole genome shotgun sequence genome and includes:
- the map2k2b gene encoding dual specificity mitogen-activated protein kinase kinase 2b produces the protein MAPKKRPVPLNIAPASDGLSTSTNTEITSEANLEALKKILEELDLDEQQKKRLEAFLTQKAKVGELKDDDFHRICELGAGNGGVVNKECHKPSGIIMARKLIHLEIKPAIRNQIIRELQVLHECNSPYIVGFYGAFYSDGEISICMEHMDGGSLDQVMKEAKRIPEEILGKVSIAVLRGLAYLREKHQIMHRDVKPSNILVNSRGEIKLCDFGVSGQLIDSMANSFVGTRSYMSPERLQGTHYSVQSDVWSMGLSLVELSVGRFPIPPPDAKELEAIFGRPILDDAQGETHSTSPRPRPPGRPVSGHGPVMAIFELLDYIVNEPPPKLPHGVFTPDFQDFVTKCLIKNPADRADLKMLMNHTFIKRSEAEEVDFAGWLCKTMELNQPSTPTRTTD